From Oreochromis niloticus isolate F11D_XX linkage group LG15, O_niloticus_UMD_NMBU, whole genome shotgun sequence:
CCAGGGTCACAGGTTTGTACAGTTTGTCAGTAATGAAGTGTTGTCCCACAATGAATCAGTAAGAGAATGGGAGCTATCAGCTCAcatttcccagcatgcctctTTGTCAGAGTGATCTGAAAAATGGAAAAGTAGAGAAAGGAACTGAGACACCATTATTATATGGGGTCATAAAAATAGGACTATTACCATCAAGGACACCATtataaaagggcatttattcatcatcatcatcatcatcatcatcgtcatctgctgcagcctctgctCCCACTACCCCACTGCCATTATCGTTTCCcccctcatcatcatcatcatcatcatctaccctcatcatcattatcatcatcatcagaagCAGCAGCCTCGCCATTAtagtcatcatcattatcattagGCTCGGTAATCATCCACGAGGGGTTTCCATGGGCCAGGATAAAAGGGCAGCCTCAGCTCTCGCCTCTCTCGCACTTCGTCTCAGCCTCACTGACGGAAGGTGGTCTCCTGGCCTTCTCGCTTTCCAACGTATCAGACGAAGTCGCAGAGCGCTCTGCCCCGAAGCTTTTCTTTCTGCCCTTCTGGAAACAatatctttctcttttttctttttctttttttcctttgatgTCTGAATATTCTCAGATGATATTTACAACATCTTAAAATGCACTTAACCTTGCAGCTCTGTGAGTATGAAGTGTTTTCATGAGATTCACTACTTCCCTCAGTTTGATGTGTTTTGAGCATGTCTTCTTTTCAGTCACTGCTGGTTTGTGCCGTGTTTAAATTGTGTCCATTAGTTTTGAGTGATTAAGTGAGTTGACAGTGGGTTGTGCCTTCGGATGTCCTTACGCTTCTTTTGTATCAATCCCCAGCAGTATAAAAAGAACttcagtcatttttttccctttatgtTGAAATAAGTTTATTGGAACGTGTCGTATTTTAGGACGAATGTCAGTTGCATATTATATTGGCGTTTTTTCCTGTGACACTTTCAGTCACAGCACATTTCTAAACTTAAGGGATTAAGTTTTGTGAATAATAATGCATTTTGTGTTGATGTATTTCACAATTTTTTGCACAAActgtatattttaattttagttatATGTTATATGTTTATTTCATGATTCCTTATGAAATTGGATTTCTGTAAAAGTCATGCTCTCTTTTGAGCCAGCATGCCTGAATAAtacagattaataacagataccCAAGGACAGAACTGTACTATGTTCCTcgtctgtcttttcttttcttcttctgtagTTTCTCTTTCTTGAGATTTCTTGAGCTAAGTCATTATTTCCTGTTTAATTAGAGTTACATACTGATTAATACAGGCAGTGCTGCAAATGTAAAATTTGGTGTGACACTTAGGTTTAAGCACAGCTCTGAGAGTTGCCTAATCAAATATTTCTGTTGTCTTCCCTGCACAGAAGTTGCTGCCGAGATCGGTTTCTCCGTGTATCCTCTGGGTGATGAGAGTTCTGCTTACAGCCAGCTGAGCATGGAAAGTGAAACGGACAACTCGCGCTGCACGACGGACAATGGGAGGGAAGACGAAGGCAGAGCGACCCAGTCTGAGCCCAGTTTCCCTCCTTACCTGTCCTGCAGGGGCTGCGGACAGCTCCGCGATGAACCTCTGGGACCTGGCATAGACCTCGTTGGCCCGTACTGCCTTAGGTGTTGCAAAGCCTCTCGGGAAGCTAAGAGTACGGACTTCTGCTCACCTTTTGGAAACATCGGCGGTATCCGCTCAGGTTCCAATATGCAGCTTGATTGCGAAGGGGTGGGAAATGGGATGGGTGACAAGGCGCTGACAGCCGAGGACAAATCGGCTAAAATGCACTCGTGTCATCTCTGCGGATTCTCCTCACGTTACGCCAACCACGTAAAGCGTCACATGAAGACGCACAATGGGGAGAAGCCTTTTAACTGCCCGCTGTGCACGTACGCCTCGGCTCAGCTGGTGAACCTCCAGAGACACCTTCGCATTCACACGGGGGAAAAACCATACAAATGTGACAGCTGCACTTTTGCCTGCAGCTCTCTCGGCAACCTCAAGAGGCACCAGCGCATGCACATACCCTCTGTGGGGGTGGGGCAGGACACATCGCCACGACCCACCAGTGTCCAGAACAGTCTGAAGAGGCAAGGGACCGGGCAGAGAGAAGAGGTTTCTGGTGCTGCAGGCAAAGGTGTGTCTCATTTCTTTTACTTCAGTTGCTGTTGCCAGTGCTGATACACGAAAGCTCATTTTGATGTCTTTAAATCATCTTTGATGCCTAATAACTGTCTAATCTGATTGTGAAGTTACAGAGGTTGCACGGCCAACGTCAAACCTGACTTTGGCAGCCCAGAACAGCGACTACCTGTCAGCCTTTGATAGCCTGAAGGGAGCATCTCCGCCCCCCATAGCAGCTTCCAATCCAGCTCCAGGTCATCAACCTCCACCCCTGCTGGAGACAACAGGCAGCAGCGGAAGCAGAGCATCAAGAGGGGGTGTAGCAGACAGTAGCGGCCTCCCACCGTCACTTTTCCCTTTTACCTGCCGGCTCTGTAGCATCGTCCTGGAAGACGAGGACGGCTCCTCGGCCCAGATTTGTGCCAAGTGTACCCTCGAAATGCTGACTAAAGACTCCTCGTCATCTCCCAACAGCCCCGGCGAGCGCAGCGACAAGGTTTACACGTGCGCCGCCTGCCCCTTTCTCACACACTACCCTAACCACTTGGCACGCCACATGAAAACTCACAGCGGCGAGAAACCGTACAAGTGCCCACAGTGCGATTACGCATCAGCACACTTCGACAACCTCAAGCGGCACCACCGAGTGCACACCGGCGAGAAACCCTACAAGTGCCATTTGTGCGATTACGCGTGCGGGAATCTGGCCAACCTAAAGCGCCATCAGCGGGTGCACTCTGGTGCCAAGCCCTTCCAGTGCGCCGTGTGCAGTTACAGCTGCAACCAGAGCATGAACCTGAAGCGGCACATGCTCCGGCACACCGGGGAGAAGCCCTATAAATGTCAAGAGTGCGGCTACACCACGGGCCACTGGGACAACTACAAGAGACACCAGAAGAAACACGGCCTGGCCACAGACGGCTGGGTGAAAGTGCCGATGACGGGCAACAATGAAGAGCAGGAAGTGAGGAAAGGGATGGGAGTTGGGCTTCAAACTCACAGAAAGGAAGCAGGGGTCGATATGCAGTACATGCCAAGGGAGGGGAGTCAGACAATACACTCATGCTACAAACTTGAGATTGTATAAATTCTAACTCAGCAAAACTAAGCTACCAGCAAGTTGTCCTTTGATTTCCACAGAGCCTTTATATTGTTTTGGTGTGTGTTGgtctttcagtgttttgtcaGATGTCTTCTGAGGCTGCTAATTGTTCGTTTGTAGGATCTCACACAAATATGATAATGTGTTGATGTCTTCTagtccttttttgttttgtttttttcatgtcaaGACAAAAGGACTTCTTTTTCTGTGGAAGTCCACTCCCTGTCTAATTCTGTATGTTAACACACAGTAGGCTAACTGTAAAAATATTCCTCTCACACTGTAATACATATCTGATTGTTCGTTCTGACGAGGACACTACCAAATATTCCTTGTTACATGGAACTGATGCAACTATTTGCCTGGACTTTTAAAGCTGCACTGTGTAGtctttgaaatgttttcatGATGAAGTCATTTGAATGTTCAAGATTGTTTTTCACGTCttacatcattagaagacagaAGTTATTTTGACATGTGTTCTGTTTTTCTACTTTTCCCAAACTACACAGTGCAGCTTTAAGCAGAGATGAGTCCTTGAGCGGGCCATACTGTGCTTTGTTTGCTTTCAGCAACAAGCTCTGCCTTCGGTTTGATGTACTGATGTATGTACTACTATAAAAGTGCTATTTAATAGTACTGAAAGACTTAACTCATCCCTCTGATTTGGTGCTAAAATGCTTAGATGATGGTAAAGAACAGATTAGAATAGAATTTCATTCTAAAACTGGACTCAAAATCATGTAGAAAGTTCATCTTCAGTCTGTATGCggtaaaataaaaagcacaatcttacacacacagctgcattTTCCAAGTTTGGGATTAAGGAGTAAAAAAATacaagtgaaaatgaaatgtaTGAGCATGCtgttcaattatttattttttttgccccACAAACTTGTATTACATTGACATATCAGTTATTTTtgatttaaatgatttcatTGTTTTCAAAAGGTTCTTCGTTTTTAGAGGGAGACCACTTAATCACCTCACCTGTGATTACTGTTTACTgtgaattgttttgtttttttattgttttgggaaaaaaaagatgacactGTTAGCAAGCATGTGAGTGTGTAttggttgttttctttttctaatgTGGCTCTTATACACTGCTAGAAGTGCATACTTTATAGAGTCTTATTTTGAATGTGTGGTGTGTTATTTACTTGCCATGGAAATAATAACTGTGATTTCAGATGTACTCTTTGTGAATGACTGTTTTATGCAAGTGAGATGTTTGACAGGTTGCCAACTTGCAGTGTCATGATGGAGCATTGTACCTTTAGATTAGTGATGACATCCCGCAAGTGGCCATTTGTGTCTTTATGCAGTGTCTCATAAATGCCTTAAGTGAGGAACTTTTGAAATAAACACATGGAATTCATTTCATTGAATATCAGATGTCAGACTTCTGATTTTTACTCAGATCTTTGTGACCTTTTCACACACAAGCATCTATATTCCTAAAGACAAAGGCACAAAATAACCAAACATAATCTGGTTTGAGAATGTTGTATATGTTCACTGATTAGTAACCAGAAGCCACTGTAGAAGTACTGTGTGTAAACACATCCCGATGAGCCAGAGTTTATTTCCACAGAAGGATAAGATAAACCAACGGGTTTATATTGGTTTGACTGTGTTTAGaaacaaatgtatttataaaatcCTATCAACAGACCATTACTGGATATAATATACTGGTTGGGAAGAAATATAGATAAACTAATCATCTAATCTGCATCTGATCAAAGGTGAAATATGGTTATAATCACCCATTAggtatttaataataataaccagGAATTTGTTATAGCACAGCATTTTGAGTCACTGTGAAGCTGGCCTTTGATCCTTTAGATGCTCGATTTGTTGCCATCAAAAAATAACCAGTTCAGAGATGTGACATTTACAAGAATTAAACTTAGTTTTGAGGGTGTAAGTCGACCAATTGAGCACAATGAACTCATCGATACGCccaaaaaaacagtttgagatgatctgagctttgttaCATGGTGTGTTACTCTGCTGTAAGCAGCTGTCAGGTGTTCATAAagagatggacatggtcagcaacaatacttaGGTAGGCATTTAAACAATGGCGAGCTGTTACTAGGGgctccaaagtgtgccaagaataTATCCCCAATACCATTACACCGCCAGCAGCAGCATAAAccactgatacaaggcaggatagatccatgcttttatgtggtttatgccaaattctgaccctatcATCTGAATGTTGCCGCAGAAGTTGAGATTCCTCACACCAGACgatcttctgttgtccagttttggtgagtcaGTGTGAATTGTTGCTCAGTTTTCTATCTTTAGCTGACAGTAGTGGCTCcctgtgtggtcttctgctgccgGAGCTGATCTACATCAAAGTTCATCATGTTGTCCGCtcaaagatgctcttctgcatatgcTGGTTGTAATAAGTGGTTATTCAAGTTACTGTTGCATTCCTATCAGCTCGAAGCAGTctggtcattctcctctgacgTCTGATAGCAACAAGGCGTTTTCGCCCAAAGAAACATTGCTctgtggatattttctctttctgcGCATTCTCAGTAAACGCcacagatggttgtgtgggaaaattccaGTACATCAGCCCGCCTGGCAACAGCAACCATGCCATGtttaaagtcatttaaatcacaTTTCCTTGGTgccatttgattggctgatagCATTTTTGTGTTGATAAGTAGCTGAACACTTGTACCTGATGAAGTGCTTGGTGAGTTTATGTCTGCAGTTAAAGTCTATAAACACTGCACCCCCTGGTATCTTGACACTTATCTGTGCTACTCTTGGCATATAACGTGGCAGAGTACAAAAACTGCTGCTGCAAAATAAATGGGAGTAGTGATAAAAGATGACTgttacataataaataaaataaacccacACAATTGTTGAAGTTCAGAGTTTATTTTAAGCATCATGACAAAATGACCCGACAGCTGTCACTGAACATACCACTAAAAATCAACATGAAAATTAGTGGAATGTATCAAGACGGTACAACCTTCATAAAATCTAACATTTCCTTCAAAAGCaatgctaaagaaaaaaaaataaaacagcacattAGAAAAATTTGGCACCTACACATACACTAACATCAAGGACCTTGCAGCTTTGTGTACTTGATATCGACAGGAACagagaaaatatatatgaatCGCTGCGACCGTGTCTCCCTACGGTGAAAGCAACCGAACAGAAGAATCACACCAGTGAAAGAACAAGACAATTATACTGAGAACATTTTTGTTTGCAGTTCTGGCTAAAAGTGACAGTAAAGCTGTTGATAGGTTGGCACTGATTTACAGTTAGCGTCTTTAAAATCTGCTGGCATGAAATAAGTCAAGTtgacagcaattaaaaaaaaaaataaaatggaataacACACCTTATAAAACAGAGGGATATGTTCACTCTTTAAAATTTTGTTCACTCCAGCAATTATGATCACATTAGCCGCTTCATCAAAGCACCTTTTACCAAATCCTCTGAGATGACTGGAACAACGTACGAACAAATTACAATGAACTGAAGCCCCACGACGCCATCGCTTCCCccaaaaaagaacacaaatcAAAATCAGATGCAAAAATTTGTAAACAATTTCCATTTCAACTAAAACATTATGTAAACATGATAAATGTTGGTCCATTTAAACTTTGTTTCATACAGCTTAGATTACATTAGATCTGATTACAATAAGCTAGATGATAAAGATATTAGTAAATGTTCAGAATACTTAATTGCATGTACATAATATAAAAAGtgacttttttaaatgtttattttgtgcaAAATGCTTTAGTAAACTATAATTTGGCATTTATgagaaacctttaaaaaaaattgttaaaaaaaatcagatggaTTTACAGAGCCCCCCAGGATAAGAGTCTACGCACGTTTAAAAATTCATGCTCAAACATTCATCTCCACCGGTTATACTGTGCAAAAACGATGGGTTCAGCAAGTGCAAGCAGCTCAACCAAATCAACCATCCATTAAATTCTGCAAGATTCTAGTTAACATCTCTTTAGTTTCAACCCACGTGAGAAGGTGACCCCAGAAACTATATACTTAAAAAAAGCAAGTTAAGGCCTCGAACTACATCTGAATACAAGTGACTCTAATGTCTAATATAAAATGAACCCCTGCTGATGATCTCTGTTAACTTGGCACACATGTAGCATGACGCACAAGAGGACCACTGACATCAGAGGAAGCATTTTGGTATATAGCAAAGCCGAACATTGATCGTCACGCAGCTAAGCAGTTGCTCTAAATATTCTACATTTTGAGTTAAAGAGAACATTCTCAGAAATATGCCTGGTCACTTCCAGAACAATTGCGTCCAGTTCTGCTGTATCTTCTCTAGTGCCGGGTCTAACCAAACAGTTGGCTCTCTGGTTGGAAACATGCAGCCAGTCAGGGAAGAATCCAGGATCTTCGAATAACGTACGTTAATGACGTGATAAGTTCAATAAGAGAGCTGGATGATATGATGATTGTAACTAAAATGCAAATCAAGATTACCCTTCAGAGTCTAAAACATGAAAGGTCACCGTCAAAGATTAAATGAGAGCTTAAGGCAGCAAATTCTCCCGGAAGAAGCTACAATCTTGCAGAATCAGACGCCTGCGTGGACCGCTCGGCTCGGCTCAGCTCAGCTTGTAATCTTTGTCGTTAACAGTGGAATGAGAAGGGGAGGAAGGGGAATTGTGGGTTACAGGTCATCGTCCCCAATTCCCTCGAAAGCATAGTTGCTGATGTTGTTTGCCGAGTTGGAGGCGCTGATCCCTCTGAGAGACACTGATGTCAGCTTGGTCTATATGGAATAATCAATATAAGTATAATTAATGCTTAGCTGATGCTAATTTATTGGAATATTCATTAGCTATTCAGTAAAAACGATGAAGAAGGTACTCACTGAGAGTTTGACAATTTGTTCACGGTTTGCATCAGGGGAGTCCTGCAgcatggaaggaaaaaaaaaaaaaaagacagtcaagaaaaaaaagctacagCTGAGAATGAAAAACTTGGCATGCTATCCCATTTCTCACCAGTAGAGGGGAAGATTTCACAGCTTGCTGACTGTCAGACCGGTGGATGGAGCCATTGTGTCGTTTCCTCAGCATCTGAAATGTGACAGAAGACGTCAAAAGAAATAGAATAAATGTCAAAGCTATAAATGAATGACTTATACATTTACAAAAGCTGTGATATATATGGAAAACAAAACGATGGCATAATGTTGTTAAATGCAGTCAACACAAACCTTTTTTATGCTGCCACCGGACTTCTTTACCATTAATTCATCCACCATAGACTGGAGGCAGATACTCATCATGATAGCCTGCAATCACATCCACACAGAAACCAGTCAGACATAAAGCAGCAAGCCTGTGTAGtttgaaaaagaacaaaacatactaaaaatggCTGACCACATAATGAGCTGCAAGCAACTTATTGTTACACCTCTTTGAAATCTCAGCTTTTTATAAaccatgaaaaaacaaaacaaaacaaaagaacacgGCTGTTTTCAGCCTTGAGCCGCAGCATTTTTGAGGTAATCCAATGAGCACTAAAGAGGATTATGTACAGTACCTTAAGAAGCTAAAAAATTCTAAatacacaaaggaaaaaaaattatctttaatgaaaaaaatgatctAGTTTACCTATATAAAAGTTAAACTATCCATCATCCTCCTACCTGGTCGCTGGTGATGGTGACCCACTGGAGGCGGTCCTTGCTCATCAGGTACTCAAAGGAGAGCTCTAGTTTGATCTCAAATTGACCCGAGCTGCAGGGATTGGTTGTACCGTTGGCAATTGGAACTTGCTTCagtgacaaaa
This genomic window contains:
- the znf513a gene encoding zinc finger protein 513a isoform X1; the protein is MPRKKQQNPQPVKLDSEDDVAIEAPENLPLDTDFLLGQDLEFDDPDQDNKILGLEKFSEVAAEIGFSVYPLGDESSAYSQLSMESETDNSRCTTDNGREDEGRATQSEPSFPPYLSCRGCGQLRDEPLGPGIDLVGPYCLRCCKASREAKSTDFCSPFGNIGGIRSGSNMQLDCEGVGNGMGDKALTAEDKSAKMHSCHLCGFSSRYANHVKRHMKTHNGEKPFNCPLCTYASAQLVNLQRHLRIHTGEKPYKCDSCTFACSSLGNLKRHQRMHIPSVGVGQDTSPRPTSVQNSLKRQGTGQREEVSGAAGKVTEVARPTSNLTLAAQNSDYLSAFDSLKGASPPPIAASNPAPGHQPPPLLETTGSSGSRASRGGVADSSGLPPSLFPFTCRLCSIVLEDEDGSSAQICAKCTLEMLTKDSSSSPNSPGERSDKVYTCAACPFLTHYPNHLARHMKTHSGEKPYKCPQCDYASAHFDNLKRHHRVHTGEKPYKCHLCDYACGNLANLKRHQRVHSGAKPFQCAVCSYSCNQSMNLKRHMLRHTGEKPYKCQECGYTTGHWDNYKRHQKKHGLATDGWVKVPMTGNNEEQEVRKGMGVGLQTHRKEAGVDMQYMPREGSQTIHSCYKLEIV
- the znf513a gene encoding zinc finger protein 513a isoform X2, with the protein product MPRKKQQNPQPVKLDSEDDVAIEAPENLPLDTDFLLGQDLEFDDPDQDNKILGLEKFSEVAAEIGFSVYPLGDESSAYSQLSMESETDNSRCTTDNGREDEGRATQSEPSFPPYLSCRGCGQLRDEPLGPGIDLVGPYCLRCCKASREAKSTDFCSPFGNIGGIRSGSNMQLDCEGVGNGMGDKALTAEDKSAKMHSCHLCGFSSRYANHVKRHMKTHNGEKPFNCPLCTYASAQLVNLQRHLRIHTGEKPYKCDSCTFACSSLGNLKRHQRMHIPSVGVGQDTSPRPTSVQNSLKRQGTGQREEVSGAAGKEVARPTSNLTLAAQNSDYLSAFDSLKGASPPPIAASNPAPGHQPPPLLETTGSSGSRASRGGVADSSGLPPSLFPFTCRLCSIVLEDEDGSSAQICAKCTLEMLTKDSSSSPNSPGERSDKVYTCAACPFLTHYPNHLARHMKTHSGEKPYKCPQCDYASAHFDNLKRHHRVHTGEKPYKCHLCDYACGNLANLKRHQRVHSGAKPFQCAVCSYSCNQSMNLKRHMLRHTGEKPYKCQECGYTTGHWDNYKRHQKKHGLATDGWVKVPMTGNNEEQEVRKGMGVGLQTHRKEAGVDMQYMPREGSQTIHSCYKLEIV